A single window of Syntrophotalea acetylenica DNA harbors:
- a CDS encoding P-loop NTPase yields MPIKIAIASGKGGTGKTTVATNLVRMAAQRGYQAAYIDCDVEAPNGHLFLRPEITQREVVRVPVPAVDEKRCDHCGECARFCQYHALLCLPEQTLLFPELCHGCGGCRLLCPKDAIQETTRDIGYCQSGRADQADFISGCLNIGEAKSPPLIRAVKSRMPTTGMAFIDSPPGTSCPVVESLRDCNFVVLVTEPTPFGLHDLGLAFDMVRLLDIPCGVVINRASDNDRETLAWCETRQLPILASLPDDRKAAEAYSRGKLIADAVSGFAQPFAELLDTLLSLPQVACHTVSGERP; encoded by the coding sequence ATGCCAATAAAAATCGCGATCGCCAGCGGCAAGGGCGGTACCGGCAAAACCACTGTCGCCACCAACCTGGTGCGGATGGCGGCCCAAAGGGGCTACCAGGCAGCCTATATTGACTGCGACGTCGAAGCTCCCAACGGCCACCTGTTTTTGCGTCCTGAAATAACCCAGCGGGAAGTAGTGCGTGTGCCGGTTCCGGCCGTGGATGAGAAACGTTGCGACCACTGCGGCGAATGCGCGCGCTTCTGCCAGTACCACGCGCTCCTGTGCCTGCCCGAGCAGACCCTGCTGTTTCCTGAACTCTGCCACGGTTGCGGGGGCTGCCGGCTGCTCTGTCCGAAAGACGCTATCCAGGAGACAACCAGGGACATCGGCTATTGCCAGTCAGGCCGTGCGGATCAGGCTGATTTTATATCCGGGTGTCTGAACATTGGAGAGGCAAAAAGCCCACCGTTGATTCGCGCCGTCAAAAGCCGGATGCCGACCACGGGCATGGCCTTCATCGACTCGCCTCCCGGCACATCCTGTCCGGTGGTAGAGAGCCTTCGCGACTGCAATTTCGTGGTTCTGGTGACCGAACCGACGCCCTTCGGCCTGCACGACCTCGGCCTGGCGTTCGACATGGTACGACTACTGGATATCCCCTGCGGGGTGGTGATCAACCGTGCCTCCGACAACGACCGGGAAACCCTGGCCTGGTGTGAAACGCGGCAGTTGCCGATACTGGCCAGCCTGCCCGACGACCGCAAAGCGGCCGAGGCCTACTCGCGCGGCAAACTTATCGCCGATGCCGTGTCCGGCTTTGCACAACCGTTTGCCGAACTGCTGGATACCCTGCTGTCATTACCGCAGGTTGCCTGCCACACCGTAAGCGGAGAGCGACCATGA
- a CDS encoding ATP-binding protein, whose amino-acid sequence MKQLTVISGKGGTGKTSVTASLAVLTEKVVMADCDVDAADLHLVLAPRILSRQPFSGGKQAWIDASICAMCQHCVELCRFEAVHCSGETCSIDGTACEGCGVCARFCPTGAIRFEDAQNGEWYLSETRVGPMVHARLGIAEENSGKLVSLVRDEARKIANRQQRNTIIIDGSPGTGCPVIASITGTDLALLVTEPTLSGLHDMERVADLTEHFRIPTMIAINKWDINPELTSRIEATAAHRHLMVGGRIRYDRCVTEAQIRGRAVVELAEAPAAADLENLWHSVQKVLHPGT is encoded by the coding sequence ATGAAACAGCTGACGGTTATCAGCGGCAAAGGCGGTACTGGCAAAACATCGGTGACAGCCTCCCTGGCGGTGCTGACGGAGAAGGTGGTAATGGCCGATTGTGATGTGGACGCTGCCGACCTGCACCTGGTCCTGGCTCCGCGGATTTTGTCCCGGCAGCCCTTCAGCGGCGGCAAACAGGCCTGGATTGACGCATCCATCTGCGCAATGTGCCAGCACTGCGTGGAACTCTGCCGATTCGAAGCAGTGCATTGTTCAGGGGAGACCTGCAGCATCGACGGCACAGCCTGCGAGGGCTGTGGCGTTTGTGCCCGATTCTGTCCAACCGGAGCAATCCGTTTCGAGGATGCCCAAAACGGTGAGTGGTACCTTTCGGAAACGCGGGTCGGTCCCATGGTTCATGCACGGCTGGGAATTGCCGAGGAAAATTCCGGAAAACTGGTTTCGCTGGTAAGAGACGAAGCCCGCAAAATTGCCAACCGGCAACAACGCAATACCATTATTATCGACGGCTCGCCGGGCACCGGGTGTCCGGTTATCGCCTCCATCACCGGCACGGATCTCGCCTTGCTGGTAACGGAACCGACCCTGAGTGGTCTGCATGACATGGAACGTGTCGCCGATCTGACCGAGCACTTTCGGATTCCGACGATGATTGCCATCAACAAATGGGACATTAATCCGGAACTGACCTCGCGCATCGAGGCAACCGCTGCCCACCGCCATCTCATGGTGGGTGGAAGGATTCGATATGACCGATGCGTCACTGAAGCACAAATCCGGGGCCGGGCCGTGGTCGAGCTGGCCGAAGCACCAGCCGCAGCCGACCTCGAAAATCTGTGGCACTCGGTACAAAAAGTTTTGCACCCTGGAACGTAA
- a CDS encoding NifB/NifX family molybdenum-iron cluster-binding protein, whose product MKIAIPLVGGKLSQHFGHCEEFVLLEICADAKTITGKSLHQPPPHEPGMLPRWLNQLGAEVIIAGGMGRRAQELFTENGIKVVVGAAADAPEKLVNAYLQNTLEVGENCCDH is encoded by the coding sequence ATGAAAATCGCCATCCCCCTGGTCGGAGGAAAACTCAGTCAACATTTCGGTCACTGTGAGGAATTCGTCCTGCTCGAAATCTGCGCCGATGCCAAAACGATTACCGGAAAAAGCCTGCACCAACCGCCACCCCATGAACCGGGCATGCTGCCCCGCTGGCTCAATCAACTCGGCGCCGAGGTAATCATTGCTGGTGGCATGGGCCGGCGCGCCCAGGAACTTTTCACGGAAAACGGCATCAAGGTGGTCGTTGGCGCAGCAGCGGACGCCCCTGAAAAGCTTGTTAACGCCTATCTGCAGAACACTCTGGAAGTCGGAGAAAACTGCTGCGATCACTGA
- a CDS encoding Mrp/NBP35 family ATP-binding protein produces MDSCTSSDQCASGQPSACELQAKMKQRLGRINRKILVMSGKGGVGKSSTAVNLALALAQEGYAVGLLDIDLHGPSVPKMLGLEGKQLRNGPDGLLPIEYLQNLKVISVGFLLSSDDEALVWRGPAKTGLIQQFLRDVQWGDLDFLIVDCPPGTGDEPLTAVQTLLGNDQNSGAVIVTTPQEVALLDVRKSITFCRRLEMPVLGVIENMSGFVCPKCGEVIDIFKSGGGLQVAESMKAPFLGKIPMDPAMVQAGDNGKPYLALRGETETSKTYRQIAASLMQSPAN; encoded by the coding sequence ATGGATTCATGCACCTCATCCGACCAATGCGCCTCCGGGCAACCATCCGCATGCGAACTGCAAGCCAAAATGAAGCAACGCCTTGGACGCATTAACCGCAAGATTCTTGTCATGTCAGGCAAAGGTGGCGTCGGCAAAAGTTCCACGGCCGTGAACCTCGCTCTGGCGCTGGCCCAGGAGGGTTATGCGGTGGGACTGCTTGATATCGACCTGCACGGCCCCAGTGTTCCAAAAATGCTCGGTTTGGAGGGGAAGCAGCTGAGAAACGGACCCGACGGACTTCTGCCCATCGAATATCTGCAAAACCTGAAAGTTATTTCGGTAGGATTTCTGCTCAGCAGCGACGATGAAGCCCTGGTTTGGAGAGGCCCGGCAAAAACAGGGCTCATCCAGCAGTTTCTGCGTGACGTGCAGTGGGGTGACCTGGATTTTCTAATTGTGGACTGTCCGCCCGGCACCGGCGACGAACCCTTGACCGCCGTCCAGACGCTGCTGGGAAATGATCAGAACAGCGGCGCGGTTATCGTCACCACGCCCCAGGAAGTCGCCCTGCTTGACGTGAGAAAATCAATCACCTTCTGCCGACGTCTGGAGATGCCGGTCCTCGGCGTCATCGAAAACATGAGCGGTTTTGTTTGCCCCAAATGCGGCGAAGTCATTGATATTTTCAAATCGGGCGGTGGCCTCCAGGTTGCGGAGAGCATGAAGGCTCCGTTTTTGGGCAAGATTCCCATGGACCCGGCCATGGTACAGGCCGGCGACAATGGCAAACCCTATCTTGCCCTGCGAGGGGAAACGGAAACCAGCAAAACCTATCGCCAGATTGCCGCCTCCCTTATGCAAAGTCCCGCCAATTAG
- a CDS encoding SPOR domain-containing protein, whose translation MNRQVVSRSQRRLEKKQTMVLIVLGLIISLVSYGLGVMVGRSGEDNVIVKEDLTTSGRIAIAVPEAGTETGAATAPAEEPAANPALTFYETLPEGTQPPMGSGINLPPQPAEVTPARVDKSRDSALQPPSAVAKPVVAEARPKVSAPKVEPVTAPSPRPVTASAPVTSSGGGFIIQVASVQKQASAQDLSSRLTKSGYAAYVEKTDLGAKGIWYRVYVGPFASRSAADGAASTLKAARLANAPLVKKR comes from the coding sequence ATGAATCGTCAGGTCGTATCCCGCTCACAGAGGCGCCTTGAAAAAAAACAGACGATGGTCCTGATCGTTCTGGGACTGATCATCTCCCTGGTCAGCTACGGGCTGGGCGTGATGGTTGGTCGCAGCGGAGAGGATAATGTCATCGTGAAGGAGGATCTGACGACTTCCGGGCGTATCGCCATAGCCGTGCCGGAGGCCGGAACCGAAACCGGGGCGGCCACAGCCCCTGCCGAAGAACCAGCGGCGAATCCGGCGTTGACCTTCTACGAAACACTTCCCGAAGGAACGCAGCCTCCCATGGGCAGTGGCATCAACCTTCCGCCCCAGCCTGCCGAGGTGACTCCTGCTCGCGTAGATAAGTCGCGAGATTCCGCGCTCCAGCCGCCGTCCGCAGTGGCTAAGCCGGTCGTAGCGGAAGCCCGACCCAAGGTTTCCGCACCCAAGGTAGAGCCGGTTACGGCTCCGTCACCCAGGCCCGTCACGGCCAGCGCTCCGGTGACATCATCCGGTGGTGGGTTCATCATTCAGGTCGCTTCGGTACAGAAGCAGGCCAGTGCCCAGGATCTCAGTTCTCGTTTAACGAAAAGCGGTTACGCCGCCTACGTGGAAAAAACCGATCTTGGAGCCAAGGGGATCTGGTATCGTGTGTATGTTGGACCATTTGCCTCTCGGTCAGCTGCCGACGGAGCTGCTTCCACTTTGAAAGCGGCGCGTCTGGCAAATGCCCCCCTGGTGAAAAAACGCTAG
- the argS gene encoding arginine--tRNA ligase produces the protein MKERLRQYIGQALQTCFDQQQLHSGQIPEIGLEVPAHAEHGDFSTNVAMILAKAEKKAPRKVAEAIVAALGEGAGMWNRVDIAGPGFINFYLSPRCWFGVLDEVVRQGEQYGRTHSGAGRKVQVEFVSANPTGPLHIGHGRGAATGDAVAAVLSAAGYEVQREYYINDAGNQMLTLGRSLMLRYLELLGETVDFPTDCYQGVYVIDLAREILEREGDRLQHLPEEEALRFFAEQGGGKIREGIEEDLAAFGVRFDNWYSEQSLYDRQSVDRGIALLRERGLTYEKEGAIWFRTTDFGDDKDRVLVRSNGVMTYFASDVAYHKEKFERGFDMVIDVWGADHHGYVPRMKAVLAGLGRNPEDLQIILVQLVNLLRDGQQVAMSTRSGEFVTLREVIDEVGRDACRFFFLMRRSDSQLDFDLELAKKQSNENPVFYVQYAHARVCSINRNAVEQGLAVPEMGKVDFEVLALEDELALARLLSRYPEVVDGAAAQFEPHRVVFYLQELAARFHSYYNKGRVLVEDPEVSRARLYLVNCVRIVLRNALLLLGVSAPERM, from the coding sequence ATGAAAGAACGGTTGCGTCAGTACATTGGTCAGGCCTTGCAAACCTGCTTCGATCAGCAACAGCTGCATTCCGGGCAGATCCCCGAGATCGGATTGGAAGTGCCGGCCCATGCCGAGCACGGCGACTTTTCCACCAACGTTGCCATGATCCTTGCAAAAGCAGAAAAAAAAGCTCCGCGCAAAGTCGCCGAGGCCATCGTGGCGGCACTCGGAGAAGGTGCTGGAATGTGGAACAGGGTCGACATCGCTGGCCCGGGATTCATCAACTTTTATCTCTCGCCACGATGCTGGTTCGGGGTCCTCGACGAAGTGGTGCGCCAGGGTGAGCAGTACGGCCGAACTCATTCCGGCGCCGGGCGCAAGGTTCAGGTTGAATTCGTCAGTGCCAATCCAACCGGGCCTCTGCATATCGGACACGGGCGGGGTGCGGCTACTGGCGATGCGGTGGCCGCAGTGCTCTCCGCCGCCGGTTATGAGGTGCAGCGCGAATACTATATCAACGATGCCGGTAATCAGATGCTGACGTTGGGGCGATCCCTCATGTTGCGATATCTGGAGTTGCTCGGTGAGACGGTCGATTTTCCGACGGATTGTTACCAGGGTGTTTATGTTATCGATCTTGCACGGGAAATTCTGGAGCGTGAAGGGGATCGTCTACAGCATTTGCCCGAGGAAGAAGCCCTGCGTTTTTTCGCGGAACAGGGCGGCGGAAAGATTCGTGAAGGCATTGAGGAAGACCTGGCGGCCTTCGGAGTGCGCTTTGACAACTGGTACAGTGAACAGAGCCTCTACGATCGGCAGTCAGTGGATCGAGGCATCGCCCTTCTCAGGGAGCGTGGCCTGACCTACGAAAAGGAAGGGGCAATCTGGTTTCGCACCACGGATTTCGGAGATGACAAGGACCGCGTGCTGGTGCGTTCCAATGGTGTCATGACCTACTTCGCCTCGGATGTGGCTTATCATAAGGAAAAATTCGAGCGCGGCTTTGATATGGTTATCGACGTCTGGGGGGCTGACCACCACGGTTATGTTCCCCGCATGAAGGCTGTGCTTGCCGGCCTCGGACGCAATCCGGAGGATCTGCAGATTATTCTGGTACAATTGGTCAATCTGTTGCGGGATGGCCAGCAGGTCGCGATGAGTACCCGCTCCGGTGAATTTGTAACGCTGCGCGAGGTTATCGACGAGGTTGGCCGAGATGCCTGCCGGTTCTTTTTTCTGATGCGCCGTTCCGATAGTCAGCTCGATTTCGATCTTGAACTGGCAAAAAAACAGAGCAACGAAAATCCGGTATTTTATGTTCAGTACGCCCATGCCAGGGTCTGCAGCATCAACCGCAATGCCGTGGAGCAGGGTCTGGCTGTTCCGGAGATGGGCAAGGTTGATTTCGAGGTTCTTGCTCTCGAGGATGAGCTGGCGCTGGCCAGGCTTCTGTCTCGCTACCCCGAAGTCGTCGATGGGGCCGCTGCACAATTCGAACCCCACAGGGTGGTTTTCTATCTCCAGGAACTGGCTGCGCGCTTTCACAGTTATTACAATAAGGGCCGGGTGCTGGTCGAGGATCCCGAAGTTAGCCGTGCCCGGCTCTATCTGGTCAATTGTGTGCGGATTGTTCTGCGTAACGCGTTGCTCTTGCTCGGAGTTTCCGCTCCCGAGCGGATGTAG
- a CDS encoding FtsB family cell division protein, producing the protein MAATKNTSSESGSGRRIPWLPVSIILFILAAALFGEKGVLRMLQSRRQKVDLEQQVAEKQKTISDLKTEISKLKTDRIYIETLARKELGMVGDGEIVYQFPGEAPPSSGTAGNSGTLP; encoded by the coding sequence ATGGCAGCCACTAAAAATACATCCAGCGAAAGTGGTTCGGGCCGTCGGATCCCATGGCTGCCTGTGTCCATCATTCTCTTTATTCTGGCGGCTGCGCTGTTTGGCGAAAAGGGTGTTCTGCGCATGTTGCAGTCGCGTCGACAGAAAGTCGACCTGGAGCAGCAGGTTGCCGAAAAACAGAAGACAATCAGCGACCTGAAGACCGAAATCAGCAAACTCAAGACAGACCGCATATATATTGAAACTCTGGCCCGCAAGGAGTTGGGCATGGTCGGTGACGGGGAGATCGTTTACCAGTTTCCCGGTGAGGCCCCCCCGTCTTCCGGTACGGCAGGCAACTCTGGAACTTTACCCTGA
- a CDS encoding ComEA family DNA-binding protein translates to MKVLVNWLLVVVCFLIVAPGAAFSAPAASEKAPSAAVSMVAVNNAGVKQLRALPGIGAVTAQRIVDYRQAHGPFTRVEDLLKVKGVGKQTLEKIRGRISLN, encoded by the coding sequence ATGAAAGTACTGGTAAACTGGCTGTTGGTGGTGGTATGTTTTCTCATTGTTGCACCCGGGGCCGCTTTTTCAGCTCCGGCCGCATCCGAGAAAGCGCCGTCGGCGGCTGTATCCATGGTCGCCGTCAACAATGCCGGCGTTAAGCAACTGCGGGCCCTGCCCGGTATTGGCGCGGTGACGGCTCAGCGTATTGTGGATTACCGTCAGGCGCACGGCCCTTTCACCAGGGTGGAAGATCTGCTTAAAGTCAAAGGCGTCGGAAAACAGACCCTTGAAAAGATTCGCGGGCGGATTTCCCTGAACTGA
- a CDS encoding LPS-assembly protein LptD produces the protein MKDFFPVMKVAVLLLASILCGSGPACAVEEKQAPLPIALEADELVFDQKEGVYQAQGDVHLRRGEATLAADRMQFNEETGDAQAFGNVRLLDPEAVVSGEALTLNIDSDVGSVRNGRIFLPKPNFHVAGSEIEKLGKYQYRIADGTFTTCDGERPSWKFSARQLDVTVGGYAWARHVFFHIYDVPVLYLPVMGYPVKVERESGFLTPRFGLSDKRGTELSLVYYQVLDRHMDATFFLDYYSRLGVGKGVEYRYFLGHDNDGQAKLYHVSGLDGNSDQVALAWQHMGTLPGQIWLTADAQYVSSRRYFSDFGEVAGEYNRARAESVIAASRHWGNANLAGQFRYLRQLNEDDEELPVDDDLTLQRLPEVRFDILRRRFGYTPFYFRLDSSAAYLWKKQGEKVGRIGLRPEISAQFNPGGWLEIGASMGYLERVYAWDGEQEHKGVPDASLRLGTRLSRVYAVDGEVVRKLQHVLQPEIIYEYVPGVDQEDLPRLEFEDFIGRRNTVSYGLVNRLIARQESEQGQVDYHEYLYLRLAQEYDISRSDHSDLLAPQRDEAERWSALRTELVVRPTRHSYLDIDSRLATSGGGLATFHAEGGLEDGRGNGLALRYRYWRDEQEYLSANLDLAWLKPVYINYEQRYSLDSSVTLENVLNLEYRAQCWSLFLSWRDRRDEQEISFSFALTGIGKTSHPGSRLDETL, from the coding sequence GTGAAAGACTTTTTCCCTGTTATGAAAGTGGCGGTGCTGCTACTGGCAAGTATCCTGTGCGGCAGTGGCCCTGCCTGTGCCGTCGAGGAAAAACAAGCTCCCCTGCCTATTGCGCTTGAAGCCGATGAACTGGTTTTCGATCAGAAGGAAGGGGTTTATCAGGCCCAGGGGGATGTTCATCTGCGCCGGGGGGAAGCAACCCTTGCCGCGGACCGCATGCAATTCAATGAAGAAACCGGCGATGCCCAGGCCTTTGGCAATGTGCGGTTGCTGGATCCGGAAGCCGTGGTTAGCGGCGAGGCTCTGACCCTCAATATTGACAGCGATGTCGGTTCGGTTCGCAATGGGCGTATTTTCCTGCCGAAACCGAATTTTCACGTGGCGGGCAGCGAGATCGAAAAGCTCGGAAAATATCAGTACCGCATCGCCGATGGCACTTTTACCACCTGCGATGGCGAACGTCCTTCCTGGAAATTCAGTGCCCGGCAGCTGGATGTGACTGTCGGTGGTTATGCCTGGGCCAGGCACGTATTTTTCCATATTTACGATGTGCCCGTATTATATCTTCCGGTCATGGGCTACCCGGTCAAGGTCGAGCGGGAATCCGGCTTTCTGACTCCGCGCTTCGGCCTGTCGGACAAACGTGGCACGGAGCTTTCCCTGGTCTATTATCAGGTCCTCGACCGCCACATGGATGCGACCTTTTTTCTCGATTATTATTCGCGGCTCGGTGTGGGTAAAGGGGTAGAGTACCGATATTTCCTGGGACACGACAACGATGGCCAGGCCAAGTTGTACCATGTGTCCGGTCTGGACGGGAACAGCGATCAGGTTGCTCTTGCCTGGCAGCATATGGGGACCTTGCCGGGGCAGATATGGCTGACCGCGGATGCCCAGTATGTCAGCAGCCGCCGCTATTTTTCCGATTTCGGTGAGGTGGCCGGTGAATATAATCGCGCTCGTGCCGAATCGGTGATCGCCGCCAGCCGGCATTGGGGCAATGCCAATCTTGCCGGCCAGTTCCGCTACCTGCGTCAGTTGAATGAGGACGACGAGGAACTGCCGGTTGATGACGATCTGACTTTACAGCGCCTGCCAGAGGTGCGCTTCGATATCTTGCGCCGCCGGTTTGGCTACACACCGTTTTATTTTCGACTCGATTCTTCAGCTGCGTATCTTTGGAAAAAACAGGGAGAGAAGGTCGGTCGCATCGGCTTGCGCCCGGAAATATCCGCGCAATTCAATCCGGGCGGCTGGCTGGAAATCGGGGCCTCCATGGGCTATCTCGAGAGAGTTTATGCCTGGGATGGCGAGCAGGAACACAAAGGTGTGCCGGATGCGAGCCTGCGCCTCGGAACCCGCCTGAGCCGGGTTTATGCTGTCGATGGTGAAGTCGTCCGTAAGCTTCAGCACGTGCTGCAACCCGAAATTATCTACGAATATGTGCCCGGCGTCGATCAGGAGGATCTGCCTCGACTTGAGTTTGAGGATTTCATCGGCCGGCGCAATACTGTCAGTTACGGCCTGGTTAACCGCCTTATCGCACGACAGGAATCGGAACAGGGCCAGGTTGACTATCATGAATACCTCTATCTGCGCCTGGCCCAGGAGTACGATATTTCCCGATCCGATCACAGCGATCTGCTGGCGCCGCAGCGGGATGAAGCCGAGCGCTGGAGTGCTCTGCGTACCGAACTTGTCGTCCGCCCGACGCGGCACAGTTACCTGGATATCGATTCGCGTCTTGCCACCAGCGGCGGCGGTCTGGCAACCTTTCATGCCGAGGGTGGACTGGAGGACGGCCGGGGCAATGGCCTGGCGCTGCGGTATCGATACTGGCGTGACGAGCAGGAGTATCTGAGCGCCAACCTGGATTTGGCCTGGCTTAAACCTGTTTATATCAACTACGAACAACGTTATTCGCTCGACTCGAGCGTAACCCTGGAAAATGTTCTCAATCTGGAATACCGTGCCCAATGCTGGAGTCTGTTTCTATCCTGGCGGGACCGCCGCGATGAGCAGGAAATATCATTCAGCTTTGCTCTGACCGGCATCGGCAAGACTTCGCATCCAGGCAGCCGGCTGGATGAAACCTTGTAA
- a CDS encoding bifunctional folylpolyglutamate synthase/dihydrofolate synthase, whose product MDYQQSLDYLYGLQRFGIKLGLSNIQTLLTRLGHPERTMRIVHVAGTNGKGSVSVATALMLQSAGLRTGLYTSPHLHSFTERIRIDGRAIPEPDMVALVDLVRAVVGTLPVTFFEFTTAMALLHFHRERVDFAVLEVGMGGRLDATNAVMPEVSVITPVCMDHAEHLGPDLAAVAGEKAGIIKPQVPVVIGPQQPEAKRVLLARAEQSNAPVCLWNRDYRIVEHPPCFDFHHADLVVENLRPGLEGGHQRQNLAVALAVATVLRDHGLPLPVKALRDGVENVRWPGRLEWWRGDTDVLLDGAHNQGGALALARYLEDLGLGKVRWVAGIKAPRNPDELLAPLLPHTLRLYATVPPVAPSVEPDKLVQIARRAGVPAAVHESSAEAVAAALADCEKGEVVLVAGSLFLVGEVRDFLMNMERTR is encoded by the coding sequence ATGGATTATCAACAGAGTCTGGATTACCTGTATGGTCTGCAACGCTTCGGCATCAAGCTGGGACTGAGCAATATCCAGACCCTGCTGACCCGCCTGGGGCACCCGGAGCGGACGATGCGCATCGTCCATGTGGCCGGCACCAATGGCAAGGGTTCCGTATCGGTGGCCACGGCCTTGATGCTGCAGTCGGCCGGGTTGCGCACCGGATTGTATACCTCCCCCCATCTGCATTCCTTTACCGAACGCATACGGATCGACGGTCGGGCGATCCCCGAACCCGATATGGTGGCGCTTGTCGATCTGGTGCGCGCCGTGGTTGGTACCCTGCCGGTTACCTTTTTTGAATTTACAACTGCCATGGCGCTGCTGCATTTTCACCGTGAAAGGGTCGACTTTGCGGTGCTGGAAGTCGGCATGGGGGGACGCCTCGACGCCACCAATGCTGTAATGCCCGAAGTCAGCGTCATAACTCCCGTGTGTATGGATCACGCTGAACATCTTGGCCCGGACCTGGCCGCTGTCGCCGGGGAGAAAGCCGGCATCATCAAGCCGCAGGTGCCGGTGGTCATAGGCCCTCAGCAACCTGAAGCCAAACGTGTCCTGTTGGCACGGGCCGAGCAAAGCAATGCTCCGGTCTGTCTTTGGAATCGTGATTATCGGATTGTCGAGCATCCGCCGTGCTTCGATTTTCATCATGCCGACCTGGTTGTCGAGAATCTGCGTCCCGGTCTTGAAGGGGGCCATCAGCGCCAGAATCTTGCGGTCGCGCTGGCTGTCGCCACAGTGTTGCGCGATCACGGCCTGCCCTTGCCGGTAAAGGCTTTGCGCGACGGGGTGGAAAACGTGCGTTGGCCGGGCCGGCTCGAATGGTGGCGTGGAGATACGGATGTGTTGCTCGACGGTGCGCACAACCAGGGCGGGGCCCTGGCTCTGGCGCGTTATCTTGAGGATCTGGGCCTTGGCAAAGTGCGTTGGGTGGCGGGGATCAAAGCGCCGAGAAACCCCGATGAGCTTCTTGCCCCGTTGCTTCCCCATACGCTTCGCTTGTATGCGACCGTGCCTCCGGTTGCCCCCTCGGTCGAACCCGATAAACTGGTTCAAATAGCGCGTCGCGCAGGGGTTCCTGCCGCTGTCCATGAATCTTCTGCCGAGGCTGTGGCAGCGGCTCTGGCCGATTGTGAAAAGGGGGAAGTTGTGCTGGTGGCGGGCTCCCTGTTTCTGGTTGGCGAAGTGCGGGATTTTTTGATGAATATGGAGAGGACCCGGTGA
- the accD gene encoding acetyl-CoA carboxylase, carboxyltransferase subunit beta, producing the protein MAWFKKSKAPIVPVESKKVKMPEGVWRKCPHCNEIIYAKEIERNQNVCPKCDYHFRISARERIALVLDDGSFAERDAAMRSVDFLDFKDGKRYRDRIGSAINNSGLNDAVIWGEGTIDSLPVVIAVFDFSFMGGSMGSVVGEKVTRAAEKALENRCPCLVFSSSGGARMQESIMSLMQMAKTSAALARLKEAGLPFVSVLTDPTTGGVTASFAMLGDINMAEPRALIGFAGPRVIEQTIRQKLPEGFQRSEYLLEHGMVDMIVRRPEMKARLSQILHIFMKQ; encoded by the coding sequence ATGGCCTGGTTTAAAAAATCAAAGGCGCCAATTGTGCCTGTCGAAAGCAAAAAGGTTAAAATGCCTGAGGGGGTCTGGCGAAAATGTCCCCATTGCAATGAAATTATTTATGCCAAGGAGATCGAACGCAATCAGAACGTCTGTCCCAAATGCGATTACCATTTTCGGATTTCGGCGCGTGAGCGTATTGCCCTGGTATTGGACGATGGTTCCTTTGCCGAACGCGATGCCGCCATGCGTTCCGTCGATTTTCTCGACTTCAAGGATGGCAAGCGTTATCGGGATCGCATCGGTTCGGCCATTAACAACAGCGGCCTGAATGACGCCGTGATCTGGGGCGAGGGAACGATCGACTCCCTGCCGGTGGTGATCGCCGTATTCGACTTTTCCTTCATGGGTGGCAGCATGGGATCCGTGGTCGGTGAAAAAGTCACACGGGCGGCGGAGAAAGCCCTTGAAAACCGTTGTCCCTGCCTGGTTTTTTCATCTTCCGGTGGCGCGCGCATGCAGGAAAGCATCATGTCGCTTATGCAGATGGCCAAGACCAGTGCGGCTCTGGCCCGGCTCAAGGAAGCCGGCCTGCCTTTCGTTTCGGTTTTGACCGACCCGACCACCGGCGGCGTCACGGCGAGTTTCGCCATGCTCGGCGATATCAACATGGCCGAACCCCGCGCCCTGATCGGGTTTGCCGGCCCGCGTGTTATCGAGCAGACCATCCGGCAGAAACTGCCCGAAGGTTTTCAGCGATCCGAATACCTGCTGGAGCACGGCATGGTGGATATGATCGTGCGCCGTCCCGAAATGAAGGCGCGCCTGTCGCAGATACTGCATATTTTCATGAAGCAATAA